GAAAGCAACTGATTATCAGGTTTCCattatctgtgtgtgtgggggggggggggactatttaaaaaaaaaaaaaatacaaaaaactttgTTCATCTTCTACAACCTTTGCCGGGTGCTAGCTAATAATCCTATTtgtgcaaaaacatttcaaaacaacacttcttgttatttttcaaacagACCTTTGTACTCACGGAAACAGAAGGGATTTCATTCAAACCCTCAATACCAGTGTATTCAACACATTTACAGAAAGTGATAAATTCAAActgttgtataaaaaataaagtatgcatCAAAATAACTatctgaaaaaatacattttaaaaaccctCCAATGCCCAAGACAAAGCAATAGCGAACGGAGAGTAAAACATCATTTAAAGTTCATCAATCACAGTTATTTTTGCCTTCTTTTGAACTGCAATACAACACTCAAACCTCACAACGTACCTGGGGGCAGGCTCTACTCCAGTACAAGACACAGCCTTGTGTATGTTATTTCTTAAAGAACTACGGTTACTTTGCAATGAAGAGGGTTTTGGATAATATGGTGTAGCTCTGGAGGTGTGAAGCTCTGCAATCTCACAACTCGTTAGCACTGTATTATCACCCTATTCTGCAAAGCACTCCTGATGAGCACGCTGTTCCAAGGATTGTTACACCCTCCCTCAACAATGGCGGTACAGAACTAGAACACAAAGAGGAACACCTTGATGTTGTAACCACAATCACTCTGCTACTTATTTTAAATCTGAACAGGGTTGCAAATCCTGTAAATACTGACTATGACCAGGATCAgggtcatgtaaaaaaaaaaaaaaaaaatatatatatatatatatatatatatatatatatatatatatatatatatatatatatatatgcttttatttCGTAGTactgtttttatgattgttttaagtgtttttcatCCCGTTTGAATGATCTGCCTCTTTTGGACGCTGACTTTATGAAGTTCTTTCTTGCCTCTTCTCTTGTCAGGACCCCCTTGCAAATGAATGTTAAATggttaaagaaatacatttgaaatttggAGTTTGTATAGCTTTTCCGTTTCACTGAGAATCATCATGAGGCTTTGCGTGGACATGCCAGGTCATTTAATTACATAAACACTATTCTGTATTCAATCTGATGTTAGAGGCATACCTTACCTCATTTACATGtccctaatatttaatttcttaataGTATTCTATGCGTTTGTAGTTTCTTCTTAGATCTTGGTCTTTGGACTGCCTAGCCAATGACCTTATATATACTATGACTGAAACGAGCAGCTGTGAGTTCAGTTGTTTCAGCCATTATGAAGCTTGTTCGTGGAGATGGATTTATGTAGTACTGGCAGCATTTTTGCTTCAGATGAACATATTGGTGTACACTATATACATTCTTGTTGATTTTCATACATTACTTACAGGTGAAGGTAACTAGCGCTGCACGGACGGCAAGGTCAGCTGCCCACGCCCATCGTTCCTCCAACCGGGCAACTACTCGTGGGATCAAGATTTCAGCAGGCACGTAGAACTGCAGGGCATAGGTGATGAAAATCCCAAAGCTGTAGAGGATTTTCACTGCCTGATACAGCCTAGAAACAGACACATTTACAAACAGACTTAGTATTTTTAACAACCTACTTTATTAACTGTAATGAAATGCAATGCCACAAGTAACAGGCAAAGTAAATATTTCTATATCGGTTTAGACAACAAACTATATCGGTCACTTTGACAACAAAAGTGCAAAGGCTGTAGCTGGAGGTTCCCAACTTCTATTAAAGGGAGGAAAGCGCTTCATTTATTTCCGTGCCGACTGTCTCCGCCTACATGGTTCTTGAGGTTCCCAGCTGTAAAACAACTAACTGATGCTTTCCATTATCTTTTGCTTAAGCGCTGATCCATAGGAATATGTTCACAGTATATTGAATAACCTCCACAACACCTTGACGACTGGTTCTGTACATCACCAGAGAAATAACCTGCCCCTACTATAAGTGTGGCATGTAACATCAATGAGCTCGGTGTATTCAAACACACTATAACCAGGCtccaattatatatatacttaattaGAAAAAGAGAAGACAGCAGCCTGGATGAAGGGAGGAGACTTCGAAGTCAAAGGCAATTTATTTAATATGAAATTGCAATGTTTACACATCAGAGTCGAGCAGTTTGAagaaatgaaggaaaaaaaaaagtattttaatacgcCATCGTCCTGGTGCGCAATTTAAATCGAAAGCCAACAGCAGACTTGGATTAAATTGAATACTTAATGAGTCTTTCCATAAAGATTTGAGACAGCGTTAATACTGCCCGAGATGAATTCTCACTGCAGTGGCTACAGTGTCTCTGATTGGATTTCTGATTTCATATGAAAAGTCACACCCTGAGACATCCTTTAAAATATAACAGCTCTTCTTAATACTGATCACATCAACTATTTTACCTCTTTTGTATTATCTACAAGTTTCACTGTCCCTATGTCCTTTGTCACTTGGCATGGAGTTTACCAATGTATTCTTTTTGTCACAGGGACACATGGATACACCAGAATAATGCTTACATTCCGGGGTACCAGGACACACTTGGAGGTCCCACTCAATCCTCTGAGCTCTACTGTGGCCACAGAGGTGCTAAGACTTTATATAGATATTTCACAACCACACCATCATGCTGTGTCTTGTGAATGAGacagtatataaaaagaagcATTTCAATATGTAAAATGGCAAGAAAGTGGTCTTTCGtataagagaaagaaagagataaTACTGACCAGCAGTTTGGCAGGTTTAACGTGATGCTCGCTCCGATGCCGTCTCCGAAGCAGAGGTATCCCAGCGTTCCCAAGCTGATATACAGGCAGGTTACAATCGCCATGCCCAAGTACAGAACCTTGTGAAACGATCGAGGCATCTTCATCTTATTTTCAAGAGGGAGCACCTAAAAATCAAAGGACAGTAACCAGCAGGATGAATACTGGGAACTTTCTTTTTGATGTGATTAGCAAATAGGTTGTCAATAAATTCCTTTTTTATCTTTAAGGAATAAATCTCAAGTGTTCTTCATGACCACTGTGTGATTTCaacttctttcctttttttaaattacgaAACCATGAATGACTTACCACTCCGATGCCTTCAAATGCAAATATGGCCGTGCCAAAGAAGAGAGGGTAGTTCTTCAATTCGCCCAAATACGGCAAAGCAACAGGAAAAGGGATATTCTGAAAGGGACAAAGGTCAATAAGAAAAAGAACAAGTACAGTATGGCAGTAACATACATTCCTTGCCCAAGCCGTCCATGCAGAAAAAGAGCaatcagtggggaaaaaaacatacaaacagtaACTACTAACACACACAGGTCACACATGAAACtgcagagtttcatgtatttaactGGGGAAGGTATTAAAGCCACGCAATTTTAAAGCCAGAGCCTTTGTTACAAGAGTAAAATCTCTCATTTGAACAGTGAATAGTTTTAGCTGAAGATGCTTGTGGTTTGTGGATTGGATGGCCTTCATGAACAATGTACACCCACTGTGGTCATATTTTCAAGCCTTTAGCAGTGGTACAAACTTGAATATTGATTATTACAAGGAACAGTAGCTGTATCCGCTTCAGGGACAGTTAAAAAGCCCATACCAAGGACATATTAAATGATATTGAAGTTGCAATAGGGAAGAGGTAACAGGTCTCTAATATCTCCACCATGAGAGAAGTGAATCACTGcaatgcagaatcaaagctcatCAGCTGTAGCAAGTCACCACATCTCACTTGCCGAGGTCTGGAAACCTTGATTCTTGCACAAGCCAGTCATTAGCTAAACACAGTTCTAATGCATACGTTTACCGTGAATGCATCGGACTGTACTACTGATAAAGTCAAATGGCaactcacaagaaattgttctgaattAACAGGGAAAGCCTGGTTTTCCTACTCCGTGCATATGCTTTCCTTTGCAGGCTACAATTACATGCATTGTAAGAACTCCCGGTTACAGCAGAATTGTGATGGAATTAATACATATGACTAAagtataaaatgacatttcatagtAAATACCTAGGGACAAAATGCACAGGCAACATGTTCATGGATACCCACCCATACGATGTAGTTATAGATCATGCCTAGACTGATAATCATGGCAAGGTTTGCAAGCATTGAGAAAGGGGCCAGGTACTTCAAGTTTCGGATGAACACCAGCAGAATAATAAACGGCAAAAAACACAGCATGTACAGCCGGGAGTCAAAGGTGCTGGCCATCACAACCGTCTGGTTTAAATGACAGTCTACGGTCGTTCCATTTGCCGATTCTATGACCTTCAAAAGAAATACAGACACAGCCATCAACTAACAAGCTTTGCGGTTCATTTGTCAATTCCactttcaaataacaaaacaattctaATAATTAAGACACAGGTTTCAGCTCATCGCTGTTCTAAAACCAACtagtatttaataaacaaacacatatggGTTGTCATTCAAATAACTGAAATAATAAGGTTAGTAGAAGACATATTAAGGGTGAGGCCCCTGTATAGATCATAAATAAATCCAGAGTCCTTTTTTTAACAAACTACGATGGAAGCTCAGTAGGCCGAGAGCATTGCTGACAGGAACTGTACTCAACCTGACTGGAAGGACTGTGTTAatcaaaaacacagcagcagaggCCAAGGTGTGAAACAGCAAACTGTGCAAGCTCATGCTACAGGTGTGTCTTACTGATGGCATTCAGAACTGCTTTCATACCGAATGTGTGCTCGTGCATAGCTGTGTGAAAGAAAACAAAGGCGATATATAGCCTTTTCATTTCACACCCATCATTGTGAAGACCGTCGGAATATTTTCAGTTTAAGGATTGTCAAAGTTTTCTCAAGAAAGTGGAGCAGAGGAAATTCTCTTATGGATGTGCAGTTATAGAAAGGAATTGCTGAGATTTACATTGAAGAACACAGAATGTGTGGATATACTGTACTTTCTTAAAGGAAAAACCACCAATCAAAATTATAAAttgaagaagaaacaaaacagtcTATGAACACCTTTATTAAATGCTTATTCTgtagtttatttctggtttgataacATAATCAGTGAGGTTTACCTTTCTGAAAGAGGTGAGCTacttggagtaaagagctttgagactCTAGACCCATGTGTAAGGaagtccatttaaaaaataaaataataaaaacaacaacatgtgtgTATAGAGGAGGAAAAAATAATCTTACCTGTTTGATATTGTCAGAGAGAAAGACGAAATACACACAGCAAAAGCCCAACTGAGTGACCATCAAAAAGGCATTAACCACTCGCCTGGAGAAAGAAAAAGGGTAGAAGATGAACAATACATGACGGCATCGTTCAGAAGTGTTCATTGTGGTTTTTGCTGTGCGTTTGTTTTATATGGGGTACAACTGGATGTTgcacagaaacattttaaaggtgAAAGAAAGCAAGCCAAAGCAAGAACGTCTTGCACAGCGCTACGCGGGTTATAAAGATTACAAAGTCCTCCGCATACACATTTCTctcatgtattctttttttctttctttttacacaaAATTCTTTGTAACAGCCTTTCACCCAAACAGGTTCTTAATAGCTGCTTTTGAAGTCTGAAGTAAAGGTAAGTGATtacttgtttgtgttgtt
The Polyodon spathula isolate WHYD16114869_AA chromosome 22, ASM1765450v1, whole genome shotgun sequence genome window above contains:
- the LOC121297391 gene encoding proton-coupled amino acid transporter 1-like, with translation MSNSSRVNSPTEETCLTPDRSPGPEEPQDEYTRLGEKTGTTFIQTLIHLLKGNIGTGLLGLPLAVKNAGLVLGPISLLVMGGIAVHCMDILVKCSHYLSGRMRKPFLDYGNCMQYGLEVGPVPWLQRHAIWGRRVVNAFLMVTQLGFCCVYFVFLSDNIKQVIESANGTTVDCHLNQTVVMASTFDSRLYMLCFLPFIILLVFIRNLKYLAPFSMLANLAMIISLGMIYNYIVWNIPFPVALPYLGELKNYPLFFGTAIFAFEGIGVVLPLENKMKMPRSFHKVLYLGMAIVTCLYISLGTLGYLCFGDGIGASITLNLPNCWLYQAVKILYSFGIFITYALQFYVPAEILIPRVVARLEERWAWAADLAVRAALVTFTCVLAILVPELDLVISLVGSVSSSALALIFPPLLEILTFHSEGLPWWVICKNFLISIIGLVGFVTGTYVSIEQIILRNSARDVLNGTLSGVH